The genomic segment ACAGGCGCAGGGACACCAGGGGCTGCATGCTACAATAACAAATATCTTAATGAGTAAAATATGTGTTTATTCTCTGAATCAAACCTCTTCCCCTCACCACTAACCCACTTCCTGAAATAGATCGGCTCCATTCACTCTCTGAAGTGTTCCAAAGAGAAAAAGCGCTTCTGGCTGCTCATGTCCTACATAATGTAATTATGTAAACCAAACCAAGAGAAAGAACCCGCACGCCACGCAATCTACCATGCAATCAATGCTACATAATCACTGAGAGGGCTATAAATGTATACCACAGTATGCGTCGTGCGCCTGTTTGAGTGTGCTCTTAATACCGATCAAAACGGTTTCTATATGGATAAAAGTATTCGTTTCACAGACGATTGCCTTCTTCAGACCAAAACAGCAATTTTCTGTCCGTTTAACGAGACCGGTGCTTCACTCTTCGTGAAATGCCCCTTGAAAGCCTTGCTCATCATTCTGTTGTAGGCAGTGGACTGTTGCCATAATATCtcaatctcacacacacagacatcccACTAATGCTCTGTATATTGCAGGCCAGGCACTACAGTTTCTACATGCATGTTTCAGAGTGCGCTACTCATATTAAAATCCAGTTAAGATCTAAATGTGGGCGGAGAATGAAAGGGGCTGAGAGGAGCACGGCTTTCTTAgggcaaaaagaaacataataGTGGTTTTGGGTGGATGAACAGCTTTGCATGTCTTATCTGTATTCCAGCATGTCTGTAACACAGCTCATTGGCTGAGCCATTAAAAAGAGCAGGCTCCTCTCGCACACAGCTGTGATGCCTCCATTGATTATATTGACTCACTTGGGGACGACACTTGTGCCACTGCAGTGTGGTTTCATTTGTAAGTGGGTATAGTACTCGTTTCCCCCTGTTGTCAattgttgcatttttaaaagggtGTTAGATGGATACACGTGCATACAAAACTCCAGCATCATAGCCTATTGGTGCCCTTAAAGCCAGGGGCATTTTTTCCTCAGCTAAGCCTGTCAGGTCGATCAAGGCGCACATGAAGTGAAGTGAAAGCATTTTCTCACTGTTGAGCCCTCTTTTTGACACATTACATGTTCACATAACAGATCGTGCCAGAGCCTCACCTCCTTTACACGcactcattttagttttatttttttccttttttttagatGACGTATATGTGAGGAGGGTATCAAATTGATAATTCTGTATTGCATGATGATTCACTGCAGTTTCTCTAATTCCTGCTAGTGCTAACTGGAAATATCTCATTTCTGCCTTTTTCCATAGCTAAATGTCATTTCTTCTGATGTGTTTTGTCAGTTTTATGacttcagtttcatttataagCTATTTAGCTCTGGCTTATTGATGCAGTATGAAAGAAAATGGGAAGTGGTATGACTTTAAGTAATTTAAAACATACTGGCTGATACAATTTGTTCAAGTCTAAAAAGTCCGGCGTGCAGCATTTTGTGGTTGTTTCGCACTCTAGTAATCGGAGGATTTTAGTTGCAACAAAAATTTGAGACATCATCTTCTCACCTTGCAAGATGTCTGGTGGTATTCATGAGAAATGGTGACAGAAAACTGTTGACAGCTGTGGCTGAGTTGAGGAAACTGTGAGAGTGTTGTTAACTGGTTTACAGAAATAAGAACTCAACTACCGCATCATCTGACAATGGCAGGACAGGAACGCACTGCTCATTAGTAATGAAAGCTCCCAAGCAGAAATCAATAAACGTGAGCACAAAGGTAGGAAATAAAATGGCACCAGGCCGGAAAGAATCATTGGTAAATAGATTCAAATAACATTTTACTACAAGCATTATTtccccattcacacacacacacacacacacacacacacacacacacacacacacacacacacacacacacacacacacattatttcAGCACTTTATTCTACAGTGCGTCTGGAAAGTATTCACCACGCTTCACTTGTTCCACCTTTTCTCATGTTTCACCCTTACTCCAAAATggattaaatcattttttgcctCAAACATCGACACACAATACGCCATAATGACAAAGTGGGAAAATGTATTACAAATGAAGAAAATTAAACTGTAACATGTACGTTGGTATTCACAGCCTTTGCCATGACACTCAAAATTAAGCTCAGGTCCATCCTGTTTCCACTGAtcatctgtcaaatgtttctaCAACTGTAGTGGAGTCCACCTGTGGTAAATTCAGTTAATTGGACGTGATTTGGAAAGGCATACACATATCTATATGAGGTCCCAGGGTTGACAGTGCATGTCAGAGTACAAACCAAGTCATGAAGTCCTCAGAGACTTCAGGAAGGATAGGTAGAAAAGCATCCATCAAAGCATCCTTCAGAGTGACCATCAGGAAGAACCTGATGGTCACTCTGAAAGAGTTCCAGCATTCTGGTCTGGAGAGAGGAGAACTTTCCAGAAGGGGAGCCATTTCTTCTCACTCCACCAATCAGGCCTGTATCTCAGAGTGACCAGACAGAAGCCACTCCTCGCTAAAAGACACATGACATCCCACCTGGAGTTTGCCAAAAGGCACCTCTTTGGCCTGAATGCCAAGAATCATATCTGAAGGAAATTAGACAGCCCTCATCACCTGGTTAATACCATGCCtacagtgaagcatggtggtggcagcatcatgctgtgcGGGTGTTTATCTGCAGCAGGAACTGGGAAACTAGTAAGAGTGAGGGAAAGATGAATGCAGTAATGTACAGAGACATCCCCCATGATAGTCTGCTCCAGAGCACTGGGGTGAAATTCCCTAAATAACCAACCCGCCAACTGGTAGGTTCCCACGCTACCgcctcagccaccctctcccATTGGTCACAGTTTTCAGTCTCTTACCCCAGTGTGGAAAACCATGCATGTTTTAGCaaacttaaataaaatataaaacacagcTCACGGCTAAAGGCCTGCTTCTCTCGTGTGATTTCACTTGCAGATTGAACCTGTCACCAGGTCACAAAGCATTTCGCTGGCACTGCCCTGTGTCTGTTGAAACTAATGCTCAGTTGCACCTAATTACTTCAAGAAAGCCAGTGACCTTGTGATGTTCACAGCATTGTCTCGCCCAGGTCCAGATAAATTTCTTATCGCACCCAAATAATGCCTGTGGGATTGTATAGCACTTTTATCTACAACAGGAGATTTTCAAACAGGCAGCAgactgttattttcttttcccaGCACAGTTTGCTTCATGTAAactaaaaaaacagaagaaatccAAAAACCAAGCCAAATGTTTGCCAGTTGAGGAAGAAAGAGATAACTTTTGACCCACTTAGGGTCtgtcaatttcatttttttatgtttttgtgtgaatCTGCAATGCTCACCCCACATATGAAGAGAtttgcattgtatttgtacttgGTCCAAATGGCAGAATGAGATATTTCTGTTTAATATTTGCAGAAATTTCTTTTCAGCCTACAATCACTGCTTTATATTCTGCTCTCTGCAGTGGGCACCCACATCCAGGCACAAGTCTTTAACTGAGAAGAAGTTGTAGGCTGTGTTGGTAAAATATAGTCCAAATGAGTCAGGAGTAGCTAGTCCCCCTTTCGTGGGGGACAGAATTAGGACATCAGCTTCACACTGTGGAGACAGCACGAGGCATATGGCTCACACAAAACTTGAGCTGAAttcaaaaaatgtgtttgttcatCGAGTGCTCTCAACTGTCCTAATTATGTCGTCCAGTCAGACAGTCGACTGTATTTCCTTATTAGAGCTGGTGTCCCGACGAGGCCCTGGCCTCTATGACCAGAGGCCATGTTGTAGATTGGAACTGGGTAAAATGGCAGCTCTCCCAGCTCAGAGGAACTGGGGAATGGCAAAGGAGGAAGCCAATTAATATTTCAACAATACACCCTCTGTGGCCGGAGATTGACTGACTAAACTGCTAGCTGTCAGAGCAGTTATCTCCAATACCGCCATGTGGCTTGGAATTCACAATGCCCTGTTTAGAAAGGGATTTCACATCCGTTGCTCATTTTTGCATTCTGTACAAAAATGGGTACAGACACAATTAACACTGgggataaaaatgaaatgaatataaATAAGGCTGAGGGACAACACGTCAAAGTTATCACACACCTGAGGAGCAAATGCTcttttctaacttttatttgtctttggATCCGAAAGGCGCCGAAGAGAGCAAAGTCATTAGGAACGCAATGCCCTAAATTTCAATTGAAAGTGTTGCTGTAATAGCCATTGCCAAAATGTTACTGTCTGAAATGATGCTCAAAACTGAGCATAAAAGTGTGCTTTACTTGTTTAACAAGGAGGCTTatgagtacatttcagaattgTTTTTGCCAACCTGGCAAGATTTGATTTCTGTATTTGAAGTCCTCACCTTCAAAGTCGGTTTTTGAGTACATTAAAGTAGATTATAAACCAGTGAGATCTGCGAAGTTAAACCATGGTCATCTCAAGAGGTTTTAGACATGATTGCACAGTGATTTTAGAAATCTCAGAGTCAGACTTTTAATAGTTCAGCTGAACCAGATGTTTTATGTTGTTAATTTTAAACTAGCCATTCAATTTTGCGGATGACTGGAATAGACTCCAGCTCccttggataagtggaagatggatggatggatggatggattttattGGATTTTACCAGCAATGGTACAAATAAACACTATGAGACAAAAGTCAACCTTAGAATAAGGTTAGACTTTATTATACATCTGTCAACCTTTAGATGAATCATGATAAGAGATCACCAGCCCTGCAGTGAATCCCCAGTTTTCCTTGTAAAATCAGGTGCCTTTTCTGCCTATCCAATTTCCATCAGCCTTTGAAAATAATCAGCTTCCTGTAATACAAAATGAACCAATTTAATTCCACATGGGCTTAATCACTACCTGCTTTTATACTGGTTAGAATATTTTAAGGTTAATAATGAATGACTGAGCTGAGTACATATTCAAGCTTTAAGCAAAGAGATGTTAAATTATTGTCACACCATAGCCTAAAGCCATTTTTGTACATACACTGCAGCCCAACATTTCTACATGGGTACCACATTACCCTCACATGTGTGAAACCATAAACATCCAGTTCAGTTAGAGCTTGCCAGCTCACTATTCCCAGTTCTGTGTTATGTCTGATTGTGCCAATCTGCGATGATATGAGAGCCGTCTGATAACAGTCAGATCTGTTCACAGCAACTGAATCCTGCCTCCTGTGCACTCCCTAAACTCCCTACCGAAGTTGCAACATTTGACAATGAAAACTTTCAAATAATGTCTCGATCTGAATCTCCTGAAATATTGTGAACAAGCTTATATTAACTGCACACATCCTTACCGTCCACAGAGACAAGCTGACTGACCAGTCTGATATCATGGCATGAAAGGGCAACTTCCGATTGGTTCACATTGATGTGCACTGCAGTAGACTAACAATTAGCTGTTCAAAAGATTTGCAAAGCCGTTTGCAAAGACAGGGGCCTTCCATTACTTACCATCACATTAGAATTAGATGGAAACCTTGGTCTCTAGTCGGAAATCAGTTGTGTCACAAGGTAGAAAAGGAGTGCGATGCAATGCCATTTCAGTGTGATGTCAGACTAGCTAATCAGTAAACAGCACTTATGAAGCTTTAATGGGGGTTTTTGACCTAGCTGTAGTCAGGAGCTGTTATAATGAAGTTATAGCACTGCAAAGCCTCTTAAGAAGGAGATCAGGGATGGTGCGTGATTCAAGAAGTAATTACTGTTTGCATAGTGTTGTTGGTCTCAttctaatgttaaaaaaaataaggttAGATATGGAAAAATCACCAGACTTAAACCACTGATGTAACAAATCACAAAGTTTTCCATTTCTGGCTGTCATTGTTCTTCATCCAGCAGGTGTTAATTGCCTTGTTTAGTGACTTGTTAGCGTTTTAATTGTTATTTGTGTTTCAGGGTAAATGTAATCTTATTggtgtccagtcagtgtgggCCCCACAGACCGCTGATCTATGGTGTGCGCTCTCCACAGAAAGCCACAGTGCTGTCAATTACGTTGTTTACCACAGCTCGATGACCAATTTCATTGAATCTAATGTCTGTTTCTTTGCGCTGGAGAAGTTTAATTGCTTTATTATTACTAGACCATCTGTTCTTAATAATTAACAGCATTAATATGTTAATCTCCACTGGATCGGGAAGGGATGATAAGGCAGAAATGGTGAAGTTACCTATTTGTCATAAATTAGACCTGCATGTTACCTCTGTGCCACACTGCTGATTCAATCTTAAAATCCTACACCATGTGGAAACAAGACAAACATCCCCGATCCACAAACAGCAAAGTAAAGCTCATTAGTTTCCATCGGCGGTGGTGCACGAGGCGGTGTGAGCCGACTCCTCAGCCACCTGTCAAAAAGTTGGGGGGAGTTCATTTGAAgtttgccttttgttttcacTCTTCCTTGTCTCGCTGTAACATTTCAGTGGCATTTTGACGGGTTTATCTGTAGGATTGGAGGCTGATGAGGCAAACCTTGGCGTGTTTGGACTTCCTGATTAGTTGACACAAAATAGGGAGATTGTGGCATGTGGTGAGAAAGCTCGGCGCTGTCATGGGAAATGCACCTGCTCAGGTTGAGTGAATTTCTCTCTGGCTTTGCCTCTGCCTCGCTTGTTCCTCGCTCTGTTTCTCCCATTTCAGTCGAACTTGTGCAGCCTTCATGTTGTGGTAGACCTATCAATAccattttttaaggaaaaataGAGAAATCCTGATAAAATGGGGGAAAAGGTGTAACAACTTACCACATCGTACGCATTGAACTCTCTGCTCATCTTAACCTCGTCCCTGCCTCTGCAGAATAAATAAGTAAagggttgccggttcgagccccggcttggacagtctcggtcgttgtgtccttgggcaagacacttcacccgttgcctactggtggtggtcagagtcAGTGCGCCCCAGTGTACACACTGGCTACAAtgtggcaagctacattgtagccagtgtgtgtgtgtgtgtgtgtgtgtgtgtgtgtgtgtgtgtgtgtgtgtgtgtgtgtgtgtgtgtgtgtgtgtgtgtgtgtgtgtgaagcgctttggggtccttagggactagtaaaccgctatacaaatacaggccatttaccatttgattACATGTAGTGTGACACATGCAGGCGTGTGAGTCTGAGCTTATGAGAGCAGTAATGCTTTAGTGCTCAAACGCTGGTTGAGTACCTTCGGTGTGAGTAATACGCCCATCACTCCACCAAATGATATGTTGTCAGTGATCAGTCATTTCGCTTTGTCCTCAGAAACATGATCATATAAGTAAGTTTAAAGGACTTAAAGGGAAAATATAAAGCATGCAAAGACCTGATGAAATGATGTAATCAAAGAATTCCACGTGCATCACCCATTTTTCCCATGTGAACAGGACACAGTTAAATGCTTGTAAGGGCTGACATATACATCCATGTGCAGTGGAGTCGCAGGCTTTGAGTTTCCACGCTCGCTTCCTCGCTCTCTATCTATGTAGGGCAGCCCGTGGATCAGCTGACATCCCCATCctcccacacacccacacaatcTTGTTAAAGCATGCAGTTAATCTGAAGAGGAAAAGGACTCTCATCACAACCAAGCTTTCATCACCCTATTGTATTGCCTACATCAAGCTGTCACAGGAATATCGGATTCTCCCCAAACTCAGGTGCTTAGGACGAGCTGCACCCTCCCATtggctctgtgtgatgtcatttGCCTGGGAGTGACTTCGTAAACCGGGCATTATCTAGTACTAGATAGCATAAATGGAAGAATTAACATCCCAGTGGGAACtttctattattattttctcttcttttctcttaaaAGTCGACTCTGCCTTTGATATTTTGAACCGAAGCGCTGCCACAGAGGAAATACGGCAGCGCTCTACAGTAAGTCctccagaggtggcccacagtCATCGTTTTAAGAAATCTTTCCTCATAATCTATGCATTGGACAACAGAGGGAGGAAAACACTCAAATGCTCTCTTTCACTCTCCTCCAGCACTTCACGGTTCTGTCGCTCTTTCATCAAGAGCTCATTGAAAACAAAGAGTCCCAACTCGTCCAGAGCCCCAGCAGCTCCTATCATCACCTTGGAGGCCAGGTGAAGTGCAGCAATTTGACGAAAAACAGATACGGGGCATGTGCTGGAAAGGCCTCTGATTGAATTGCCACTCTATGCCACAGCCGCTCTTCATTCTCAACCTGCGCAACACAGTGTTGCAGGCGTGGAGTGAGAGGGTCATCACGGCCCTCGTTCCACAAGAGAGGCAATGTCTGAATGGGAGGTTGGGGGGATGAGGAGGGGAGGGGTGCAGCTGTTTatcccaccccccaccccccaccccacccccatcGTCACCCCCATCGTCACCCCCCCACCTTGAAGTGGCTCGAAAACCTTGAGACTCCGGGCTTCAGCTCAAACATTTCACTGTCCTTTTAGGCTCTCAAAGAGCAGTCTCGCTTTTGTGGGCTGTGGAGCAATATCTCAAAAGCACCTTCCATCTCTCTGTATAGAGAGAAGGCGAGAGCAAATCATGTTGAACTCAAACAACTCCCACATAATCACGAGTGTGCTTTTTCAGACATAATAAAAATGCGCCGAGCTCTCAAACAGACTTCCATGGTCTGATTGTGCTCAAGAGGAAAATGAAACCTTGAAAAGTGAAGCAAGCCTCTTCACTCTTTATGAAACGTCTCCACATCAACTGCATTTGACTATTAATTACAAGCCCGCTCCCCGAAGGTGCCTACATCTTTCTAATTCATTTATCACGTGCAGTCCTGCCACCATCGAGTCCTACAGAGAGACTCAAAGAAGACGATATTATACCAAAACCAGAGTTCAAACCTCCTGCCgctgctgctgatgctgctgtCGTGTTGCTgtctcactgttttgttttttttccctctgtgtaACTATAGCATGTATGTTACAGTCAAGTAAACAGAGCAGATGCTTGCTGTGCCTTGGTTGACTTGGCAACACTGCCATCTCATGGTGAGCAGAACAGAACAAACAGCACTGTGCTTTCCTCATATATCTTTATTAGAAAATGCTCATCCACCAGCAAGAAAAGACACatcatcaaatttaaaaaaaattttatttcatagAACATCGAGTGCCATGATTACCAACCTTGTTTGGTTAAAAACACAAGGACATATCATGATGCAGTCATACTATTCCATATACTAAGCTCTTGTTTATTGAGACCAGTTTGTTGAAGTGTAAAGTTCCCAGATCTATTTATCTTGTTTAAGCTACCTTGTTATTTGCTTCATACTATTAAAGAGATTGACAGTTCTGTGGAACTGATTTTCTCGAGCAGAGAAAGCTCCCGTGATGGAAACACCACTTTTATCAAAGGGAGTTGCATAAATTCATCTCTGATCTTTTCAATGGGGACTTACTCTCTTTTCTTGTGCTCTGTTTCTAGTCGCTGAACCTCCAGAGAGCTGAGACTGTCTCCAAACGAGGCTGAGATGTAAGAGATGGCAGATGGGTTTAGACTTCATTCTTGGTGAAAGCTATTCCCTCCCTCCTGGGGGCCGGAGTCATGCCTCACGGCATTTTGAGCCTTTCTATACCTGGACACCTCTCTGATCTTCCTCCCTCTCGGTCCCCTTCTTCATGTCTATATGACAGCTCTGCTCTTCGCAACACTCGTCTTTACCCACTTCTtcttccacctcctcctcctccctgctgCCCCCATGGGCTTGACACTGGAGCACCAGAGCAGTGCATCTCTCCAGCCCAGATACCTGCTGCTCACACTGCACCACAAATATTCTGTAGAGCTCCAAAAGAACGATGAGGATATTCTTGCAGGTGAAGAAAATCATCAGCTGGTTGAGGACCTGCTCTTGCACCATGAGGTAGAACCGGTAGATCAGGAACGGGCCATCTTGGAGTCCGACTGTGAGCAGCAAACTCCAGACTTCGCTGGAGCAGCAGGAGGTGAATGAGGGTGGAGCCCCGGGGCAGCAGAAGGGACCACCCTTGCTGTCTTGAGAAGGCCCAGCCTTTGGGGGTCGTGTCTGAGTGAGAACCAGAGGAAACTGCATGAGCGCCCAAGAGAACAGGGCCAAGCCAATGATGACAACTGCCTGGTTGGTTTTGACTTGGGGCTCCTTGAAGGTGTCGAAGATGTCCAGGATGTCAGCACCCAGTCCCACATTCACCATGAGAAGCTGTGAGAGTTGGTCACGTGACATGTCCCCCTTGGGCATTAGCCAGCGACCAAGAACCAAGACTATCAGCATGGTTTGCTCCAAGCCAGCTACCCAGTTCTCTGGGTCCAGATCCTTAATCCCCTGGATAAATAAAACAGTGGAAGTCTAGTCATGTTGAAAGTGTTTGCAAGGGTTCAGTGTTAATGAATAATCAAATAAACCAGTCATCCATACTAGCCATCTCCTCTCTGTTTTTAATATAAGTCGACTGTTTTGTCTCAAGGTTCATTAAGTTTATCCTGAAAGCACCCACCCCTTGATATTCTACAATATTCCCAAAACGGTACGTCTTCACGTTTCAAAAGCTGCCACCCAGCCTTGAGTACAGCCATGGGGCAAAAAGCTCCCAAATCCTACATGAAAGAAATTTCACTAAGACCATCTCACAAGGGGAGAGATCTAAGAATTTTTCAAGCAGGAGCCTATCTGGACTTCATCTCTGTGTGTCTATTACACATTTCCTGCAACTAATAGTTTATCCACCCCCTTGCTAGATTTAAATCTTATCTGATATCAGGTGTTGCTTTAATGTGGCTGCGTGGAGGGTTGAGGCGGGCAGGGCAGTTTTGTTGGTGGGACGCCTACCGCTGAGATCGGGATGTGAGCCAGCAAATGAAGCTCATGGCCTGAGGAATTGTTGAAAGGCAGCTTGGACTGTAGCAGGCTCAGCTCCAGAAACCAAATGGACGGGATGACAGTACTGAGGTACAGGAAAACCATGGGGGAGAACCTAAAAGAGGATCACCAAAGGAGAGGGAAAGAGGGGGTTAGGTTATTTATAGAaatttgcttcttctttttttgccacCCACTAAAGAAGAAAGAGTCCCTTTTTCCCCATAGGAAGCATCGAATTTCAGACAGGCAATTATTCTCATCATATATGCAAATCCCACTTGACAGTGCAAAGCCTTCTCCATGAGGACAGAACTTCAAAGTAAGACtcagtgagaaagagagaggcccGAAGAAAGCCCGCGTCTGACGATGTTCAGTTCGTGAGCTTTTGAATAAGACATAGCTTGGTGTTGAATGAGGTGTGACACTAAATGCTCATATCCATTTGAAgtcagtttatgttttttttcctttctttctttctttaaaaaaaaaaagcttgttgGTCAAAAATGAGTCGAGCCAGAAGGAGACATTTACTCCATGAGTGGATAGGATAGGCTGTGACATTGATGTGATGGTAGGCTCATAATACAGTTCAGTGAAAGACAGCAGTAATACAGCAGAGGAATATGTTTGTCTTTGATGgacagtgaaagagagaaagagctgCGGATGATAAGAGAGAATTTAGTGGCACAGAATATTGCAGGCCTTTACAAAAGCCGCCTCGGGCAGATGGGTTGTAAAGAGTTTGCAGCTACAAGTTCAGGAGTTATTTACTCCCTAACACCAAACAGGTTTATAAAGTCTGCCTGCATCTCACTCCCCATCCTCCCAAATCTGTTCTGTGCTTTGTACAGTGACCTTGGGTTTTAGAAAGGTGCCcacaaattaaaatgtattattattattattattattattatttaggaAGAAGCAGAGGGCTAACATCTGGCTTAAAATTGACTGAGCCTCAGTGTGTTATGCAGAAAGGAAAATCATGTCAAATGTGTTTTACCATTTCCACTCTGCATTACGGGTGCATTTCAGAGTGATGGCCATTTCCACACCCAACAGAGCCACGCCTGTCAGCAGTAGCCAATAGAGCGGCTCCCCTTTAACAGCTACGACTCGCCACACCGTCACCACCCCGTGGACAGCAAATAGGAAGCGGCTCAGCAAGGCCAGCAAGACATTCAGGAGGCGACACATGGTGCACCAGAGAAAACCTGCAGAGAAGATCACTTTAGAAGCACAAGTGACTTTATTCTCATATGTACATTTGAATATTACTGGACAATGAAAATCGTATTTTTTCCGCACTCCCTTCACACgttattatttattacatttattatacATCATTAGGTTTTCTGAAGATCACTCTTTGTTATTATGATAATTAAGGGTTTAAATTATTAGCTTAGATTTAGTAAcctggaaaaataaatactgtaaaAATTATGTTATTAAATTGGgacataaaatgaaataaaataaaaagaatcacaaaatatacaaaacagCTGCGAGtgaaaaatcaaatcactttgatcaaaagaaaatttacatttgtttatttacaaaaaactaAAAGCTTACAAGTTTACAACAGTGAGTCTTTAATGCTGTTTCAAACCTTCTACAG from the Pelmatolapia mariae isolate MD_Pm_ZW linkage group LG20, Pm_UMD_F_2, whole genome shotgun sequence genome contains:
- the LOC134619289 gene encoding transmembrane protein 26 codes for the protein MCRLLNVLLALLSRFLFAVHGVVTVWRVVAVKGEPLYWLLLTGVALLGVEMAITLKCTRNAEWKWFSPMVFLYLSTVIPSIWFLELSLLQSKLPFNNSSGHELHLLAHIPISAGIKDLDPENWVAGLEQTMLIVLVLGRWLMPKGDMSRDQLSQLLMVNVGLGADILDIFDTFKEPQVKTNQAVVIIGLALFSWALMQFPLVLTQTRPPKAGPSQDSKGGPFCCPGAPPSFTSCCSSEVWSLLLTVGLQDGPFLIYRFYLMVQEQVLNQLMIFFTCKNILIVLLELYRIFVVQCEQQVSGLERCTALVLQCQAHGGSREEEEVEEEVGKDECCEEQSCHIDMKKGTEREEDQRGVQV